A window of the Bacteroides thetaiotaomicron VPI-5482 genome harbors these coding sequences:
- a CDS encoding CotH kinase family protein, with amino-acid sequence MNLYKILPALLILSLLAACSSDKENDVYTTLPFSLSIYQVAMTIEGGEQEVNVSSGGAWQSSIHCDWMTLSPSSGGIGITKVRIKVKKNTSGLPRNGRIAIISGKEEKGITVMQSSIEGEEDYLRLLNLTIDGVTTAVDYVNNSYYLPIDMDAVQPAKVKVEFGGIGVDFIKIGDKKIKSGENIALSLNPGQNIEMEAGNNTIDKIRSCRLIVTGVPVIEISAPEGIEDENKRPCDIVLTDPKRRTNNSVLRFESYAGIEFRGAGALRYAKKSFSFKLKNRQTNENQDAKLLGLREDQSWILDAMWLDCSKMRNRVCFDLWNDFNTLYYSNTEPEAVNATHGYPVEMILDGAYHGLYILSDRIDRKQLKMKKKGGYLYKGKEWTDECKLQGINTPYSNSKQAWQGFESDYPDEVGEIEFKYLSDLIQFFAAASKEEFAAQYEERLDVSSLIDYFIFINLLSAYDNTGRNVFWGIYNVNLTLLPKFIIQPWDLDGTLGRTWDAIKLDPEKGLGFDNGLILRNDAGSKYFRPFERIMNENPNNIKRRIYERLMAVKDNVLSPANLASKVDYYKRQIVESGALERDRQRWTGYSMYGYANPEEEAEYIKSWYIARLKYLETIFNNF; translated from the coding sequence ATGAATCTTTATAAAATACTACCGGCTTTATTGATTTTAAGTCTGCTTGCAGCCTGTTCTTCGGATAAGGAAAACGATGTGTACACTACTTTACCATTTTCTCTATCCATTTATCAAGTAGCAATGACGATAGAAGGCGGTGAACAAGAAGTCAACGTATCTTCAGGCGGCGCATGGCAATCAAGTATACATTGCGATTGGATGACGCTCTCACCTTCTTCCGGAGGGATAGGTATCACTAAGGTTCGAATCAAAGTCAAAAAAAACACTTCCGGTTTACCAAGAAATGGACGGATTGCAATCATCTCGGGAAAAGAAGAAAAAGGAATTACCGTTATGCAATCGTCTATAGAAGGAGAAGAAGATTATCTTCGTTTGTTGAATCTGACTATCGACGGAGTAACTACAGCTGTGGATTATGTGAACAATTCGTATTATCTACCTATAGATATGGATGCCGTACAACCTGCAAAGGTCAAAGTTGAGTTTGGCGGCATTGGAGTCGACTTTATCAAGATCGGAGATAAGAAAATTAAGTCGGGCGAGAATATAGCACTGAGCCTGAATCCCGGACAAAATATAGAAATGGAAGCAGGTAACAATACTATTGATAAAATTAGGTCTTGTCGATTGATTGTAACTGGTGTTCCCGTGATTGAGATCTCTGCTCCTGAAGGTATTGAGGATGAGAATAAACGCCCGTGTGACATAGTGCTGACTGATCCTAAACGGCGCACCAACAACTCTGTCTTACGATTTGAGAGCTATGCCGGTATCGAGTTTCGTGGAGCAGGAGCTTTACGTTATGCCAAGAAGTCTTTCAGTTTTAAATTGAAAAACCGTCAAACGAATGAAAATCAAGACGCAAAGCTATTAGGTCTGCGAGAAGATCAATCATGGATACTGGATGCTATGTGGCTGGATTGTAGCAAAATGCGCAATCGTGTTTGTTTTGATCTTTGGAACGATTTCAACACTTTATATTATAGTAATACAGAACCCGAGGCTGTGAATGCTACACATGGCTATCCTGTAGAAATGATCTTGGACGGAGCTTACCATGGTTTGTATATTTTAAGCGATCGTATCGATCGTAAGCAGTTGAAAATGAAAAAGAAAGGTGGTTATCTCTATAAGGGTAAAGAATGGACGGATGAATGTAAATTACAAGGAATCAATACTCCATATAGTAACTCCAAACAGGCATGGCAGGGATTTGAGTCCGATTATCCGGACGAGGTGGGTGAAATCGAATTTAAATATCTTTCCGATCTTATCCAGTTCTTCGCTGCAGCATCAAAAGAAGAATTTGCCGCCCAATATGAAGAGCGACTGGATGTTTCCTCTCTGATTGATTATTTTATCTTTATTAATCTGCTGTCAGCTTATGATAACACAGGACGAAATGTTTTTTGGGGTATATACAATGTAAATCTCACTTTATTACCCAAGTTCATTATTCAGCCCTGGGACTTGGATGGTACACTGGGACGCACTTGGGATGCCATTAAGCTTGATCCCGAAAAAGGTCTTGGTTTTGACAACGGGCTAATACTCCGTAATGATGCCGGTTCCAAATACTTCCGCCCCTTTGAGAGAATTATGAACGAGAACCCGAACAATATCAAACGCCGGATATACGAACGCTTGATGGCGGTTAAAGATAATGTTCTCAGCCCGGCAAACCTGGCTTCTAAAGTAGATTACTATAAAAGACAGATTGTGGAATCAGGCGCATTGGAACGAGATCGCCAACGGTGGACAGGATATTCTATGTATGGATATGCTAATCCCGAAGAGGAAGCAGAATACATAAAGTCTTGGTATATTGCAAGACTGAAATATTTGGAAACAATTTTCAACAACTTCTAA
- a CDS encoding glycoside hydrolase family 76 protein: protein MKQFAQTYYLLQFIICLICLSISCGEGGNDNYSETNDERNKEPEITVSPITNLEAKSTQIANQLLITWQNPNTPNLLGVELSYLQKNGGTHNGKQIIQGAAGKTGNYTLQLPQYGTYEISAIAIDNYGHRSSAVTVIATPAETTVPFSWATLADSCTYVLIEQFMNKSKGTFWSTPKDMSDESTYIYWQQAHAMDVVIYSYKRIKDTNKQLAATYRTYFERWYANHANNYHRNPSDETGFLNDFTDDMCWICLTLIHLSEATGDEKFAQTAKIVYDKYIITRAWTDDKGTGLPWNTTQNDRNACTNSPGCLVAAKLYQRYEDGNYLSDAKKLYEYVVNNSYNADGRVEEPPLTYTQGTFGEACRQLYHITQESKYMDKAKQVINYAATSDRCLRNGILRDEGSSMDQSIFKSVYIPYAVNLALDEASSSIGKHLITFLKNNAETLRMNLNHAAYPAMYCNYWWGEMWKSSEPASMGAQVSGASLMEGIARLE from the coding sequence ATGAAACAATTCGCACAGACCTATTATTTACTTCAATTCATAATTTGCTTAATTTGCCTGTCTATCTCCTGCGGAGAAGGAGGAAACGATAATTACTCGGAGACAAATGATGAAAGGAACAAGGAACCTGAAATAACAGTTTCTCCAATAACTAACTTGGAGGCAAAATCTACACAGATTGCTAATCAACTACTGATCACATGGCAAAATCCGAATACTCCTAATTTACTCGGTGTAGAACTTTCTTATTTGCAAAAGAATGGCGGTACACATAACGGGAAACAAATTATTCAAGGAGCAGCTGGGAAAACTGGAAACTATACATTACAATTGCCACAGTACGGAACATATGAGATTTCTGCCATAGCAATAGATAACTATGGTCATCGTTCGTCAGCAGTAACAGTAATTGCTACACCTGCTGAAACCACTGTCCCTTTTTCTTGGGCAACTCTTGCCGACAGTTGTACATATGTCTTAATAGAGCAATTCATGAATAAAAGTAAAGGTACATTTTGGAGTACACCCAAAGATATGTCGGACGAATCGACTTATATCTACTGGCAACAAGCGCATGCTATGGATGTAGTGATTTACTCTTATAAACGTATTAAAGACACAAATAAGCAATTGGCTGCTACTTACCGCACTTATTTTGAACGCTGGTATGCCAACCACGCTAACAATTACCACCGTAATCCATCAGATGAAACCGGCTTCCTAAATGACTTTACTGATGACATGTGCTGGATTTGCCTTACTCTGATACATCTCTCCGAAGCAACAGGTGACGAAAAATTTGCGCAAACCGCTAAAATTGTATACGACAAATACATTATTACTCGAGCATGGACAGATGATAAAGGTACGGGACTTCCATGGAATACCACCCAAAACGACCGTAATGCTTGCACTAATTCTCCGGGTTGTCTGGTAGCTGCTAAACTCTATCAACGATATGAAGATGGAAATTATTTATCTGATGCAAAGAAGTTGTACGAGTATGTGGTCAATAATTCGTATAATGCCGATGGACGAGTGGAGGAACCACCTCTGACTTATACACAGGGAACATTTGGAGAAGCCTGTCGCCAACTATACCATATCACACAAGAAAGTAAATACATGGACAAAGCAAAACAAGTGATCAACTATGCCGCTACAAGCGATCGTTGCTTACGAAATGGTATTTTACGTGACGAAGGCAGCAGTATGGACCAAAGTATTTTTAAGTCTGTTTATATTCCATATGCAGTGAACCTTGCATTAGACGAGGCATCTAGTTCTATAGGCAAACATTTGATAACCTTTCTGAAAAATAATGCTGAAACTTTGCGCATGAATTTGAATCATGCGGCTTACCCAGCGATGTATTGCAATTATTGGTGGGGTGAAATGTGGAAATCCAGTGAACCAGCTTCAATGGGAGCACAAGTAAGCGGGGCTTCGCTAATGGAGGGGATAGCTAGGTTAGAATAA